Proteins encoded in a region of the Marinicella rhabdoformis genome:
- a CDS encoding glycosyltransferase: MKNNVLTIYYNSPAVTAAQGVCLLAGEYHVADKTLTPALLVKLLPQLPEDAAFIVTDAQVVHPPFWQKRIGQAADLPEHVTVCSALSTEYFELSPLTAEQKFKGGVQALDQLLYLRLTPSYFPTSELNTACFWVRDKHALSQIFAETTGRHALNNCLVQAEAVELCLQEARDYGDQRPLPSHPLALFHVEVDCESSFEASEAYPLLDDKPVVLHINMDWGGGVHKWINDYIDCYPAYHHFVLSSCGELYRQQHGEQYQLLWQGTNGTEVARFQMNRPIRATKVSDAEYQNILDQLIKRWQVNGLVVSTLIGHAMDCLDTGLPTLRVLHDYFPHWPLLNAQLDANEIDEKMCFQALKQTEREPFGLISELEWKAWQQAENRLIKQDHVVLAAPSKSVKENILKLNESDGFEKTIILPHGIKTIKPIEYAVEAEPFTVLVLGRINPPKGQGLLDACLLHFEGRDDIKFVFIGAGNEGKKYLPNPMVSVVMDYEANELPKLLQKASPQLALITSLASETFNYTLSELQSAAVPVLSTMNGSLKARITEGETGFLSDDSSPAFVAKIDELMKDRSKLQHVHKQLKSLKPLNLNSAMQAYNTVFKVKVSQRDSIPRALNQPHIWSQRLQAKVQQTKVMEAQLLSLEQDVADKVAWASSLSEQIKHLEHNIQLSRAEEKYLKSEIEAHKLDIKVKENQNKELLKQNTGISEQLSKSQVAVDKLNQELSAVYQSRSWQVTRPMRRFTTWARHKRNAIKFRGKQIKSWPKRGINSFKTRGLSATIKIIIGKFKKTKKPSLSVKAKQPSKVYKPFKLKLPEAPQVSVIVPVYNHFEHTYHCLKSLQQLADKTTFEVIVVDDCSTDETEKLIKKISGIRYQRQSENGGFIESCNTGAKMAKGEFLLFLNNDTEVHTNGVDALVQTFVDKPDAGLVGSQLIYPDGRLQESGGIVFSDASGWNYGRLDDVNKPCYQHLREVSYCSGASILIRAALFEQLGCFDERYKPAYYEDTDLAFAVRDAGLKVYVQPASRVTHFEGISSGTDLTSGMKKYQVINQDKFLDKWQDALQKQPASGSDIELARFQNQPKRVLIFDACTPTPDQDSGSLRMLNLMKIFQQLGYQVSFIPENMAHFENYTASLQHIGIECIYGPTFSNPVDYLSQMGRYFDVVLLSRYYVAAPVMGMIRDYCPNAQLLFDTVDLHYLREQRMAEVSGDKKQLAAAADTKEKELAVAKRCDSTLVVSPYEQTVLAEEVPALDVQILSNIHEVYGCLKPFGARKDLVFIGGYQHTPNVDGILWFIDAIWPNIKAAIPEIQLHIVGSKAPQEVEDLGKMPGVVFHGFVEDIEPVMSDYRIAVAPLRFGAGVKGKVNMSMSYGQPVVGTAVAVEGMYTRHGVDVMMSDDAQIFAEHVIKLYQDEALWNQVSKGGLANVEQWFSFNAAKEQIQNIIK, from the coding sequence ATGAAAAATAACGTGCTCACGATTTATTATAACAGCCCAGCAGTGACAGCAGCACAAGGCGTGTGTTTGTTGGCAGGTGAATACCATGTGGCTGATAAAACATTAACCCCTGCATTGTTGGTAAAATTGTTGCCTCAGTTACCTGAAGATGCAGCTTTCATCGTGACTGACGCACAAGTTGTTCATCCTCCGTTTTGGCAAAAGCGCATAGGCCAAGCGGCAGATTTGCCTGAACATGTGACCGTTTGTTCGGCATTGAGTACCGAATATTTTGAGTTGTCACCTTTAACTGCCGAACAAAAGTTTAAAGGTGGGGTGCAGGCATTAGATCAATTATTATACCTGAGGTTAACACCCAGTTATTTTCCAACCAGTGAGCTTAACACGGCTTGTTTTTGGGTTCGAGACAAGCACGCATTGAGTCAAATATTTGCTGAAACGACTGGCCGTCATGCATTGAATAACTGTTTGGTGCAGGCTGAAGCCGTTGAATTGTGTTTGCAAGAAGCCCGAGATTATGGTGATCAACGTCCTTTGCCGTCTCATCCCTTGGCTTTGTTTCATGTTGAAGTTGATTGTGAATCAAGTTTCGAAGCGTCAGAGGCTTATCCGCTATTAGATGACAAGCCGGTTGTTTTGCACATTAATATGGACTGGGGTGGCGGCGTTCATAAATGGATCAATGACTATATAGACTGCTATCCAGCCTACCATCACTTTGTATTGAGCAGCTGTGGTGAGCTTTACCGTCAGCAACATGGAGAACAGTATCAACTGTTGTGGCAAGGCACCAATGGCACAGAGGTGGCACGTTTTCAAATGAATCGTCCCATACGTGCCACCAAAGTTTCTGACGCTGAGTATCAAAACATCTTGGATCAGTTGATAAAACGTTGGCAAGTCAATGGTTTGGTGGTTTCTACGCTGATTGGTCATGCCATGGATTGTTTGGATACTGGTTTGCCCACATTGCGGGTTTTGCATGATTATTTTCCGCACTGGCCTTTGCTGAATGCACAGCTTGACGCTAATGAAATTGATGAAAAGATGTGCTTTCAAGCTTTGAAGCAAACAGAGAGGGAGCCGTTTGGTCTAATTTCTGAGTTGGAGTGGAAAGCTTGGCAGCAAGCAGAAAACAGGTTAATTAAACAAGATCATGTGGTTTTGGCAGCCCCCAGTAAATCGGTAAAAGAAAACATTTTAAAACTGAATGAATCTGACGGTTTTGAAAAAACGATCATATTGCCCCATGGAATTAAAACAATAAAACCCATTGAGTACGCAGTTGAAGCGGAGCCATTTACAGTCTTGGTTCTGGGGCGCATCAACCCACCCAAAGGACAAGGCTTGTTAGATGCCTGCTTGCTTCATTTCGAAGGCCGTGACGACATCAAGTTTGTTTTTATAGGTGCCGGAAACGAAGGAAAAAAATATTTGCCTAACCCCATGGTTTCAGTGGTCATGGATTATGAAGCAAACGAATTACCAAAGCTGTTACAAAAAGCCAGTCCTCAATTGGCACTTATTACTTCATTGGCTTCAGAAACATTCAACTACACGTTGAGCGAACTGCAGTCAGCAGCAGTTCCTGTTTTATCGACAATGAATGGCTCCTTAAAAGCACGCATTACAGAGGGTGAAACAGGATTTTTAAGTGATGATTCATCTCCTGCTTTTGTGGCTAAAATTGATGAGTTAATGAAAGACAGAAGTAAGTTACAGCATGTGCACAAGCAGTTGAAATCGTTGAAACCTTTAAATTTAAATTCAGCCATGCAAGCCTATAACACAGTGTTTAAAGTTAAGGTCAGTCAGCGTGATTCCATACCAAGGGCTCTTAATCAACCTCACATCTGGTCTCAGCGTTTGCAAGCAAAAGTGCAACAAACCAAAGTGATGGAAGCTCAGCTTTTGTCTTTGGAGCAGGATGTCGCTGATAAAGTCGCTTGGGCTTCATCATTGAGTGAGCAAATAAAGCATTTAGAGCACAACATACAGTTGAGCAGAGCAGAAGAAAAGTATTTGAAATCAGAAATTGAAGCACATAAGCTTGATATAAAGGTGAAAGAAAATCAAAACAAGGAATTGCTCAAGCAAAACACTGGCATATCTGAACAGTTGTCAAAATCTCAGGTTGCTGTAGACAAATTAAACCAAGAGTTAAGTGCTGTCTACCAAAGTCGATCTTGGCAAGTAACTCGTCCCATGAGGCGTTTTACGACATGGGCTAGACACAAGCGCAATGCGATTAAGTTCAGAGGTAAACAAATTAAATCGTGGCCCAAGCGAGGCATCAACAGTTTCAAAACAAGGGGATTGTCTGCCACCATTAAAATCATCATTGGAAAATTTAAAAAAACCAAAAAGCCTTCGCTCTCAGTGAAAGCCAAGCAGCCAAGTAAAGTTTACAAACCATTCAAGTTAAAATTGCCAGAGGCACCTCAAGTCAGTGTGATTGTACCGGTGTACAACCATTTTGAGCACACATACCATTGTTTAAAATCATTACAACAATTGGCAGACAAAACCACTTTTGAAGTGATTGTTGTAGATGATTGCTCTACTGATGAAACTGAAAAGTTAATCAAAAAAATATCAGGCATTCGTTACCAAAGACAATCAGAAAATGGTGGATTCATAGAGTCATGTAATACCGGTGCCAAAATGGCCAAGGGTGAGTTCTTGTTGTTTTTGAACAATGACACAGAAGTGCATACCAATGGGGTTGACGCATTGGTTCAGACGTTTGTTGACAAACCAGATGCTGGATTGGTGGGCAGTCAATTAATCTATCCAGATGGTCGATTACAAGAGTCCGGGGGCATTGTGTTTTCAGATGCTTCTGGGTGGAATTATGGCCGTTTGGATGATGTGAATAAACCTTGCTATCAACATTTGCGTGAAGTCAGCTATTGCAGTGGTGCCAGTATTTTAATCAGAGCGGCTTTGTTTGAACAGTTAGGTTGCTTCGATGAACGTTACAAGCCGGCCTATTATGAAGACACAGACTTGGCTTTTGCGGTCCGTGATGCTGGGCTGAAAGTGTATGTTCAGCCTGCCAGTCGTGTGACCCATTTTGAAGGTATATCTTCAGGTACTGACCTCACCTCGGGCATGAAAAAATACCAAGTGATCAACCAAGATAAGTTTTTGGATAAGTGGCAAGATGCTTTACAAAAACAACCAGCCTCTGGTTCTGATATCGAATTGGCACGTTTTCAAAACCAACCCAAAAGGGTGTTGATTTTTGATGCCTGTACGCCGACGCCAGATCAGGACTCGGGGTCATTGCGCATGTTGAATTTAATGAAAATTTTTCAACAATTGGGCTATCAGGTCAGTTTCATTCCAGAAAATATGGCGCATTTTGAAAATTATACCGCGTCGTTACAACACATCGGAATTGAGTGTATTTATGGTCCCACTTTTTCTAACCCTGTTGATTATTTGTCACAAATGGGTCGGTATTTTGATGTTGTATTATTGAGTCGTTATTATGTTGCAGCACCGGTTATGGGTATGATTCGTGACTACTGTCCTAATGCACAATTGTTGTTTGATACGGTAGATTTACACTATCTGCGTGAGCAACGAATGGCTGAAGTATCAGGTGATAAAAAGCAATTGGCTGCGGCAGCAGACACCAAAGAAAAAGAACTTGCTGTAGCAAAACGGTGCGACAGCACTTTGGTGGTGAGTCCATACGAGCAAACCGTCTTGGCAGAGGAAGTACCTGCCTTAGATGTCCAAATACTGTCAAACATTCATGAGGTTTATGGTTGTCTAAAACCCTTTGGTGCGCGAAAAGATTTGGTGTTTATTGGTGGCTATCAACACACACCCAATGTGGATGGCATTTTGTGGTTTATCGATGCGATATGGCCAAACATTAAAGCGGCAATTCCCGAAATTCAATTACACATAGTGGGTTCAAAAGCGCCGCAAGAGGTTGAGGACTTGGGAAAAATGCCTGGCGTGGTTTTTCATGGTTTTGTTGAAGACATTGAGCCTGTGATGTCAGATTACCGCATTGCGGTGGCCCCGTTACGCTTTGGTGCAGGCGTTAAAGGCAAGGTTAATATGTCCATGAGTTACGGTCAACCTGTGGTAGGCACTGCGGTCGCTGTAGAAGGTATGTACACCCGCCATGGTGTGGATGTCATGATGTCAGATGATGCCCAAATTTTTGCTGAACATGTGATCAAGCTGTATCAAGATGAAGCCCTGTGGAATCAAGTTTCAAAAGGTGGTTTGGCGAATGTTGAACAATGGTTTTCATTCAATGCAGCCAAAGAGCAAATCCAAAATATCATTAAATAA
- a CDS encoding hybrid sensor histidine kinase/response regulator, with amino-acid sequence MVYLENRRVLFCLMSLVLTIGSYLVLGEFLITPLLATLILSASLLLDLEAVKTHVDEDHREAAEWGLPLLAGIFWSLAPWVALTLHAPLAVAIALLWLLAVLIYTELPLDKTAYVVAAPVVSVFFLLIVKSANMLKTANPVFLAFVLLAISAFLLVSVKIWIAAYNEKQKQKNKTPLPASLSNQIKKNEEAQSENRELHEQVKKLQVDLSAAEMAKMEFLATMSHEIRTPLNGIVPLLDIVMDTELNEFQQDYLTTAHTSATQMQKLIDDLLDYSKVEAGKLTVEITGIKIKKVVEEVSANLGPVAANKGLELKINYDDNISPLLRGDPIRVRQVITNLVSNAIKFSDEGVVTISAKKTRNFTTKELIRFTVEDQGMGIPRDQISKLFTAFNQADNSSTRKFGGTGLGLAISHKIVKLLKGEMGVESEVGQGSKFWFEMEFSKSQGDALNPGTDISYHQGVILNTNPILCRRVQAELDKNQIKSQTSLNINHALSRIKAAGELQDQKQMMLFIDFDTNAKAFRQLMQLIEKGEHKDLWICLLSEAEHIAGIKRHKNIQLLDIDFDVEDVIERFEQRISPDANSDDAEPSEPVLEFDAVEKEEIKIKSPPRPQNLENISDRVLLVEDNEVNLKVAQKLIDYIGYPFDIAENGMVALDKSKKIRYRMILMDCQMPVMDGYFCTKRIRKHEENNQLNHTPIIAMTANAMLGDKEKCLEAGMDDYMSKPLNRYILEKTLKKWDPLVHKVKASQGTGAEDFKIEDQSEEEKQAVVINEKWLDMDVLNELEEFMGDETKSLLNMFLKETPDILKQMSQHVKDKKYNEIQQLAHTLKSTSANIGAKGLNHFSKQIETAAMKEEGLLVAQVQMKLVKAYQLTVQELKKYANM; translated from the coding sequence ATGGTTTATTTAGAAAACAGAAGGGTTTTGTTTTGTTTGATGTCTTTGGTTTTGACCATCGGCAGTTATTTGGTGTTGGGTGAATTCCTCATCACCCCTTTGTTGGCAACATTGATACTATCTGCCTCTTTACTGTTGGATCTAGAAGCCGTTAAGACCCATGTAGACGAAGATCACAGAGAGGCGGCAGAATGGGGTTTGCCCTTACTGGCAGGTATATTTTGGTCATTGGCCCCTTGGGTTGCGTTGACTTTGCACGCCCCATTGGCTGTTGCCATCGCTTTGTTGTGGCTTTTGGCTGTATTAATCTATACTGAATTACCATTGGATAAAACCGCTTATGTGGTGGCAGCACCAGTGGTCAGCGTATTCTTTTTGCTGATAGTTAAATCGGCCAATATGTTGAAAACAGCGAATCCAGTGTTTTTGGCATTCGTTTTGTTGGCCATCAGTGCATTCTTGCTTGTATCAGTCAAAATTTGGATTGCGGCTTATAACGAAAAACAAAAACAAAAAAATAAAACGCCGTTGCCTGCCAGCCTGTCAAATCAAATCAAGAAAAATGAAGAAGCCCAATCTGAAAATCGAGAACTGCATGAGCAGGTTAAAAAATTACAAGTAGATTTATCAGCGGCAGAAATGGCAAAAATGGAGTTTTTGGCAACCATGAGCCATGAAATTCGAACGCCATTGAACGGCATAGTTCCTTTGTTAGACATTGTCATGGACACTGAGTTGAATGAGTTTCAACAAGATTACTTAACCACTGCACATACATCAGCGACACAAATGCAGAAGTTGATTGATGACCTGTTAGACTATTCTAAGGTTGAGGCTGGGAAATTAACTGTAGAGATTACAGGGATTAAAATCAAAAAAGTTGTTGAAGAAGTCAGTGCCAATTTGGGGCCAGTTGCAGCTAACAAAGGATTAGAGCTTAAAATCAACTATGATGACAACATCAGTCCATTGTTGCGAGGTGATCCGATCCGGGTAAGGCAAGTCATTACCAACTTGGTGTCTAACGCAATTAAGTTTTCTGATGAAGGTGTGGTAACCATCTCAGCTAAGAAAACCCGTAATTTCACAACAAAAGAATTGATTCGTTTTACCGTTGAAGACCAAGGGATGGGCATCCCAAGAGATCAGATCAGCAAATTGTTCACTGCCTTTAATCAGGCCGATAACTCGTCAACCAGAAAATTTGGTGGTACGGGTCTGGGTTTGGCAATCAGCCATAAAATTGTCAAATTGTTAAAAGGCGAAATGGGTGTCGAATCAGAAGTGGGTCAAGGCAGTAAATTTTGGTTTGAAATGGAGTTTTCAAAATCTCAAGGAGATGCGCTGAATCCAGGAACTGACATCAGTTATCATCAGGGTGTTATTCTCAATACCAATCCTATTTTATGCCGTCGGGTTCAAGCAGAACTGGATAAAAATCAAATCAAATCTCAGACGTCATTAAATATCAATCATGCACTGTCCCGCATCAAAGCAGCGGGCGAGTTACAAGATCAGAAACAAATGATGTTGTTTATAGATTTTGACACCAATGCCAAGGCTTTCCGTCAGTTGATGCAGTTAATTGAAAAAGGTGAGCACAAAGATTTGTGGATTTGCTTGTTGTCTGAAGCAGAGCATATTGCAGGCATTAAACGCCACAAAAACATCCAATTGTTAGACATTGATTTTGATGTGGAAGACGTTATTGAGCGTTTCGAACAAAGGATTTCTCCTGATGCTAACAGCGATGATGCTGAGCCGAGTGAACCTGTTCTTGAGTTTGATGCTGTAGAAAAAGAAGAAATCAAAATCAAATCACCTCCCAGACCTCAAAATTTAGAAAATATTTCTGATCGTGTGTTGTTGGTAGAAGACAACGAAGTTAACTTGAAAGTGGCACAGAAGCTGATTGATTATATTGGCTATCCATTTGATATAGCTGAAAATGGCATGGTGGCGTTAGATAAATCAAAGAAAATACGTTACAGAATGATTTTGATGGATTGCCAGATGCCCGTAATGGATGGGTACTTTTGTACCAAGCGTATCAGAAAGCATGAAGAAAATAACCAGCTGAATCATACCCCCATCATCGCTATGACGGCCAATGCCATGTTAGGTGACAAAGAAAAATGTTTGGAAGCGGGTATGGATGATTACATGTCTAAGCCTTTGAATAGGTACATACTTGAAAAAACCTTAAAGAAATGGGATCCATTGGTACATAAAGTAAAAGCCAGTCAAGGGACAGGTGCCGAAGACTTTAAAATTGAAGACCAGAGTGAAGAAGAAAAGCAAGCGGTAGTCATCAATGAGAAGTGGTTAGACATGGATGTGCTCAACGAGTTGGAAGAATTTATGGGAGATGAAACCAAATCTTTATTGAATATGTTTCTCAAAGAGACGCCAGACATACTGAAGCAAATGTCACAGCATGTTAAAGACAAAAAATACAATGAAATTCAACAGTTGGCTCACACCTTAAAGTCTACAAGTGCGAACATCGGTGCCAAAGGGTTGAATCATTTCAGTAAGCAAATTGAAACGGCAGCAATGAAAGAAGAAGGTTTGTTGGTTGCTCAAGTTCAAATGAAACTGGTTAAAGCTTATCAATTAACTGTTCAAGAGCTAAAAAAATACGCAAATATGTGA
- the gcvPB gene encoding aminomethyl-transferring glycine dehydrogenase subunit GcvPB: protein MLIFEKSKIGRTAWAQSPAAVEVEHLIPEQFQRGSRLGMPQASELDVVRHYTQLSQKNFSIDTNFYPLGSCTMKYNPRACNSLAMREEFLSRHPLAHVSLSQGYLACMHHLQQILQAVTNMKGVSLTPMAGAQGEFSGVAMIKAYHDDREDFDRKEIIVPDAAHGTNPATAIMCGYKVKEIKTDKDGNVDMDALKAALGPQTAGIMLTNPSTLGVFETNIKEIADLTHKAGGLLYYDGANLNAILGKTNPGIMGFDVIHMNLHKTFSTPHGGGGPGSGAIGVSERLLPYMPVPFVGKNDKGYHFITEKEAPKTIGQLSAFSGNAGVNLRAYVYALLLGRQGMERVSEFATLNANYLMKRLEAEGFDLAFKNRRASHEFIVTLKKQAKELGLLATDLAKALLDKGMHAPTVYFPLLVAECLLIEPTETESKQSIDDYVQAMAEVLAQAKEDIEPLKQAPFTAPVRRLDEVKAVKEPNITWDMKVQ, encoded by the coding sequence GTGTTGATATTTGAAAAGTCAAAAATAGGCAGAACAGCCTGGGCACAATCTCCAGCAGCAGTTGAAGTGGAACATTTGATTCCAGAGCAGTTCCAAAGAGGCAGTCGACTGGGCATGCCACAAGCCAGTGAGTTGGATGTGGTGCGTCATTACACACAATTGAGTCAAAAGAACTTTTCTATTGATACCAACTTTTATCCGCTCGGTTCATGCACCATGAAATACAACCCACGTGCTTGTAACTCATTGGCGATGCGTGAAGAGTTTTTGTCTCGTCACCCATTGGCACATGTCAGCTTGTCACAGGGTTATTTGGCCTGTATGCACCACTTGCAACAAATCTTGCAAGCTGTGACTAACATGAAAGGCGTTTCATTGACACCAATGGCAGGCGCCCAAGGTGAGTTTTCTGGTGTGGCGATGATCAAAGCCTACCATGACGACCGTGAAGACTTCGATCGCAAAGAAATCATTGTGCCAGATGCGGCACACGGTACCAATCCAGCAACAGCCATCATGTGTGGCTACAAAGTCAAAGAAATCAAAACGGACAAAGACGGCAACGTTGACATGGATGCTTTGAAAGCGGCTTTGGGCCCACAGACAGCGGGCATCATGTTAACCAACCCATCTACACTGGGTGTGTTTGAAACCAACATCAAAGAAATTGCTGACCTGACCCACAAAGCCGGTGGTTTGTTGTATTACGATGGCGCCAACTTGAATGCCATTTTGGGTAAAACCAACCCAGGCATCATGGGTTTTGATGTGATTCACATGAACTTACACAAAACATTTTCTACGCCTCATGGCGGTGGTGGACCGGGTTCTGGTGCGATTGGCGTGAGTGAACGTTTGCTGCCTTATATGCCTGTACCTTTTGTCGGTAAAAATGACAAAGGCTATCATTTCATCACTGAAAAAGAAGCACCAAAGACGATTGGTCAATTATCAGCTTTCTCAGGTAATGCGGGTGTCAACTTGCGTGCCTATGTCTATGCCTTGTTATTAGGACGTCAAGGCATGGAACGCGTGTCTGAATTTGCCACATTGAATGCCAATTATTTGATGAAACGCTTGGAAGCTGAAGGTTTTGACTTGGCATTTAAAAATCGCCGTGCCAGCCATGAATTCATTGTGACTTTGAAAAAACAAGCCAAAGAATTGGGCTTGTTGGCCACCGACTTGGCCAAAGCCTTGTTGGACAAAGGCATGCATGCACCAACGGTATATTTTCCATTGTTAGTGGCTGAGTGTCTTTTGATAGAGCCAACTGAAACAGAATCTAAGCAATCGATTGATGATTATGTACAAGCCATGGCAGAAGTCCTGGCCCAAGCCAAAGAAGACATCGAGCCTTTGAAGCAAGCACCCTTCACTGCGCCAGTACGTCGATTGGATGAAGTGAAAGCGGTCAAAGAGCCCAACATCACTTGGGACATGAAGGTTCAATAA
- a CDS encoding diacylglycerol kinase, which translates to MPASGFRGLKQLIKAGQWSVQGLKAAYQNEASFRLEVYLFVILIPLAIWLAESSTQLLLLLGSAWLVLLVEILNSALEAVVDLVCGEEKHKLAGRAKDMGSAAVFLASLLTLATWAVVIYQVFS; encoded by the coding sequence ATGCCAGCTTCAGGTTTCAGAGGTCTCAAGCAGCTGATTAAAGCCGGCCAATGGTCGGTGCAAGGCCTGAAAGCGGCTTATCAGAATGAAGCCTCGTTTCGCTTAGAAGTTTATTTATTCGTCATCTTGATTCCGCTGGCCATTTGGTTGGCGGAATCAAGTACCCAATTGTTGTTGTTGCTCGGATCGGCTTGGTTGGTGCTGCTGGTCGAAATCCTCAACTCCGCGCTAGAAGCTGTGGTTGATTTGGTCTGTGGTGAAGAAAAACACAAACTGGCAGGACGCGCCAAAGACATGGGTTCAGCTGCGGTTTTCTTGGCATCACTGTTAACTTTGGCTACTTGGGCTGTTGTGATTTATCAAGTTTTTAGTTGA
- a CDS encoding TonB-dependent receptor plug domain-containing protein, with amino-acid sequence MIKNIIPMLLALGFSVHAEEEAKEQVENLSPLQVTSGKTATASNDTASAVTVVTRDEISQKPNTLLPDLLREETGVYIQQTTPGQGIPIIRGLKGSQNVHLIDGMRLNTAFFRNSPNQYMALVDSFMTEQIEVVRGPASVLYGGDALGGVVNVITHTPDFVGEAFQITGQAFTSFDSADEKWLSHIDMDMGNEKVATTFGLSYQDIGQRTTGAGETLPFTAYSARALNNKWVFNTSDDTRWIFDVQYLHQPGTPRVDDLVVGFGQTEPDSSVFLFKPNERLFSHLAYSNQVATNWYDETNVHLAYQKIRDNRYKQAFGSDNIDTEQNSSELLTFQLDFNKVFENQSLLVYGFDSYLDTIRSAKQRTTADGQILIRESRFPDESSMRHMGIFADYHMYAGDHEITIGTRYSDYAIDLNSPQISDDRLDLTDLTWHASWLFKLNEADRLFANIGRGFRPPNIFDLGQVGERPSNRFNVINPNLDPETVLTLDLGWKHAGNGWQAEVVAFVSDYQDVISSVETGEQNAEGFDIVQSQNIDEVRIYGLETEVNYYFENGGQLYGTMTYTHGEEETPDEMGGVETGPADRIPPAFGVLGYQQNFATSWHLKSQVRYASSQDRLSSRDLSDARINPLGTGGFVVYDTHFTWYSNREYKVRMGIENIFDKKYREHASGLDAPGRNYHVSFHYEF; translated from the coding sequence ATGATAAAAAACATAATCCCAATGCTGTTGGCATTGGGTTTCAGTGTACACGCTGAAGAAGAGGCAAAAGAACAGGTAGAAAACTTGTCGCCTTTACAAGTTACCTCAGGCAAAACGGCGACAGCAAGTAATGATACCGCATCAGCAGTAACTGTTGTCACTCGTGATGAAATCAGTCAAAAACCGAATACATTGCTGCCAGACCTATTGCGTGAGGAAACAGGTGTATATATTCAGCAAACCACACCGGGTCAAGGGATTCCAATTATTCGAGGGTTGAAAGGGTCTCAGAATGTCCATTTGATTGATGGCATGCGATTGAATACTGCTTTTTTCCGTAACTCACCTAACCAATACATGGCCTTGGTCGACTCATTCATGACCGAACAAATTGAAGTGGTCAGAGGGCCTGCTTCCGTTTTGTATGGTGGTGATGCTTTGGGTGGTGTGGTTAATGTGATCACTCACACACCGGATTTTGTTGGTGAGGCATTTCAAATAACGGGTCAAGCTTTTACATCTTTTGACAGTGCCGATGAAAAATGGTTAAGCCACATTGATATGGACATGGGAAATGAAAAAGTGGCCACCACTTTTGGATTGTCTTATCAGGATATCGGTCAACGCACCACAGGTGCAGGTGAGACTTTACCATTCACCGCCTACAGTGCTCGTGCATTAAACAACAAGTGGGTGTTCAACACATCTGATGATACGCGTTGGATATTTGATGTTCAGTATTTACATCAGCCAGGAACACCTCGTGTTGATGATTTGGTTGTTGGATTCGGTCAAACAGAACCTGATTCTTCGGTATTTTTATTCAAACCAAATGAACGTTTATTTTCACATTTGGCCTACAGTAACCAAGTGGCTACCAACTGGTATGATGAAACCAATGTGCATTTGGCTTATCAAAAAATTCGAGACAACAGGTATAAACAAGCATTTGGTTCTGACAACATAGACACAGAACAAAACAGCAGTGAATTGTTAACTTTCCAACTTGATTTCAATAAAGTGTTCGAAAACCAATCTCTGTTGGTTTATGGTTTTGACAGTTATTTGGACACCATTCGCAGCGCCAAACAACGCACCACTGCTGATGGTCAGATTTTGATCCGAGAGTCTCGTTTCCCGGATGAGTCATCAATGCGACACATGGGTATTTTTGCAGACTATCACATGTACGCGGGTGACCATGAGATTACTATCGGTACACGTTATTCTGACTATGCCATTGACCTCAACAGTCCACAGATTTCTGACGATCGATTGGATTTAACTGATTTAACTTGGCATGCTTCATGGTTATTTAAGCTGAATGAAGCAGACCGTTTGTTTGCTAATATTGGCCGTGGTTTCAGACCACCTAATATTTTCGATTTAGGGCAAGTAGGAGAAAGGCCAAGTAATCGATTTAATGTGATTAACCCAAACTTAGACCCTGAAACGGTTTTGACTTTAGACTTGGGCTGGAAACATGCAGGTAATGGTTGGCAAGCTGAAGTCGTTGCTTTTGTTTCTGATTATCAAGACGTGATTTCTTCAGTTGAAACCGGTGAACAAAATGCTGAAGGTTTTGATATTGTGCAATCACAAAATATCGATGAAGTTCGTATTTATGGTTTAGAAACTGAAGTGAATTATTACTTCGAAAATGGTGGTCAATTGTATGGCACGATGACCTACACACACGGTGAAGAAGAAACGCCCGATGAAATGGGCGGTGTTGAGACGGGACCTGCTGACAGGATTCCACCGGCTTTTGGTGTTTTGGGTTACCAACAAAACTTTGCTACATCATGGCACCTGAAATCACAAGTAAGGTATGCCAGTAGCCAAGACCGATTAAGTAGTAGAGATTTAAGTGATGCGCGCATCAATCCCTTGGGCACAGGGGGCTTTGTGGTATATGATACGCACTTCACTTGGTACAGTAATCGTGAATACAAGGTCCGCATGGGCATTGAAAACATATTTGATAAAAAATACCGGGAACATGCTTCAGGTTTGGATGCACCAGGCCGCAATTACCATGTTTCCTTTCATTACGAATTTTAA